Below is a genomic region from Hyalangium minutum.
CGTCTTCGACAAGTGCAGTAACTGGAAGGATTACCGCATCGCGAAGGCCACCGGCCTTTACCCGTACTTCCGTTCCATCGAAGCGTCCCACGGCGCCACGGAGGTCGAGATCGAAGGCCGCCGCGTCATCATGGTGGGCTCCAACAATTACCTGGGTCTGTCGGCCGATCCGCGCGTGAAGGAGGCGGCGATCAAGGCGGTAGAGAAGTTCGGCACCACGTGCTCGGGCTCGCGCCTGCTCAACGGCACGCTGGCGCTGCATGAGGAACTGGAGGCGAAGCTGGCCAAGTTCCTCAACCGCGAGTCGGCCCTGGTCATTTCCACGGGTTTCCAGACGAACCTGGCGCTGTCCTCCATCCTGGGCCGCCATGACATTGTCTTCACCGATCGGCAGAACCACGCCTCGCTGGTGGACGGCATTCGCCTGGGCTTCGCCACCGAGCGCAAGTTCCGCCACAACGACATGGAGCACCTGGAGCAGCTGCTGTCGGCGGCGGATCCGGACGCGGGGAAGATCATCGTCACCGACGGCGTGTTCTCCATGGAGGGCGACATCTGCAACCTGCCCCGGATCGCCGAGCTGGCGAAGCAGTACAACGCCCGGGTGATGACGGATGACGCGCACTCCATGGGCGTGCTGGGCGAGACGGGCCGCGGCGTGCCGGAGTACTTCGGCCTGGAGGCGGAGACGGACCTGACGATGGGCACGTTCTCCAAGAGCTTCGCATCGCTGGGCGGCGTGCTGGCGGGGCCCTTCGAGGTCATCAACTACATGCGCCACAAGGCGCGCTCGGTGATCTTCTCGGCGTCCATGACGCCGGCTTCCATTGCGGCGGTGCTCAAGTCGCTGGAGATCATCGAGGCGGAGCCGCAGCGGCGCGCGCGCCTGCTGGACATCGCGGAGAAGATGCACAACGGCTTCCGCGCCATGGGCTTCGACACGGGCGTGTCGGTGACGCCGGTGGTGCCGGTGCACATCGGCGATCAGGTGAAGTGCTTCCGCTTCTGGAA
It encodes:
- a CDS encoding aminotransferase class I/II-fold pyridoxal phosphate-dependent enzyme, yielding MSDVFDKCSNWKDYRIAKATGLYPYFRSIEASHGATEVEIEGRRVIMVGSNNYLGLSADPRVKEAAIKAVEKFGTTCSGSRLLNGTLALHEELEAKLAKFLNRESALVISTGFQTNLALSSILGRHDIVFTDRQNHASLVDGIRLGFATERKFRHNDMEHLEQLLSAADPDAGKIIVTDGVFSMEGDICNLPRIAELAKQYNARVMTDDAHSMGVLGETGRGVPEYFGLEAETDLTMGTFSKSFASLGGVLAGPFEVINYMRHKARSVIFSASMTPASIAAVLKSLEIIEAEPQRRARLLDIAEKMHNGFRAMGFDTGVSVTPVVPVHIGDQVKCFRFWKALHEAGVFANPVIPPAVEAGHALIRTSFMATHTDAQLDRVLDTFEKIGRRMEVIPETRPTVYEPVKIARPGTGVRSNKASEKWAAGSVGQLADKGGLTLEQLSRMSSREVAGKIFDAVEHLTWRAANLQPADLRKLGGASKRLWEKRGELPGLLLEKGAHFFMRNGQDGTTTTTQAERN